A stretch of Aerococcus urinaehominis DNA encodes these proteins:
- the queA gene encoding tRNA preQ1(34) S-adenosylmethionine ribosyltransferase-isomerase QueA, which translates to MTLTTKDFDFDLPEAQIAQKPTEDRLAARLLKLDAQTGDYQDSMFEDLLTELNAGDVLVLNDTKVLPARLYGQKAETGGHVEVLLLNNTEGDQWECLVKPARRIKTGTKISFGDGRLQAVVTDELDHGGRMVTFSYQGIFLEVLESLGEMPLPPYIHERLEDKDRYQTVYAKEAGSAAAPTAGLHFTVDFLDQIKAKGVAIAYLTLHVGLGTFRPVSVENLADHQMHSEFYALDEKNAAIINQARQAGGRVVAVGTTAIRTLESIGQKYAGQIKADSDWTDIFIAPGYRFKVVDAFVTNFHLPMSTLIMLVSAFAGRQQVLAAYRHAVKAGYLFFSFGDAMFVKGPQYSGNPEA; encoded by the coding sequence ATGACTTTAACCACTAAAGATTTCGATTTTGATTTACCAGAAGCACAAATTGCCCAGAAACCAACTGAAGACCGTCTGGCTGCCCGCCTTTTAAAATTAGATGCCCAAACAGGTGACTACCAAGATAGCATGTTTGAAGATCTATTGACTGAGTTAAATGCAGGCGATGTATTAGTTTTAAATGATACAAAGGTTTTACCAGCTCGCTTATACGGGCAAAAAGCAGAAACAGGCGGCCATGTTGAGGTGCTCTTGTTGAATAATACAGAGGGTGACCAGTGGGAGTGTTTGGTTAAGCCGGCTCGACGGATTAAAACTGGTACCAAAATTAGCTTTGGCGATGGCCGCCTCCAAGCAGTGGTGACTGATGAATTAGACCACGGTGGTCGGATGGTTACTTTTTCCTACCAAGGCATATTTTTAGAAGTATTAGAATCTCTGGGCGAAATGCCCTTGCCACCCTACATCCACGAACGCTTGGAGGACAAGGACCGCTATCAGACGGTATATGCTAAAGAAGCAGGCTCTGCAGCGGCGCCAACAGCTGGTCTTCATTTTACGGTTGACTTCCTAGACCAAATTAAGGCTAAGGGTGTAGCTATCGCTTACCTGACTTTGCATGTTGGGCTGGGTACTTTTAGACCAGTTAGCGTTGAGAATTTAGCTGACCACCAGATGCATTCTGAGTTTTATGCCTTAGATGAAAAGAATGCTGCTATTATAAACCAAGCTCGCCAGGCAGGTGGTCGAGTGGTGGCGGTTGGCACGACAGCCATTCGCACCCTAGAGTCGATTGGTCAAAAATATGCAGGCCAAATCAAGGCAGATTCAGATTGGACAGATATTTTTATTGCCCCCGGTTACCGCTTCAAAGTTGTTGATGCCTTTGTCACTAACTTCCATTTGCCCATGTCAACTTTAATTATGCTAGTATCGGCTTTTGCTGGCCGCCAGCAGGTTCTCGCCGCCTATCGTCATGCAGTTAAAGCCGGCTACCTTTTCTTTTCTTTTGGAGACGCCATGTTTGTTAAGGGCCCCCAATACAGCGGGAATCCAGAGGCTTAA
- the mutL gene encoding DNA mismatch repair endonuclease MutL: protein MAIHELAPQVANQIAAGEVVERPASVVKELLENAIDAGASQIEIQVEEAGLRAIQVTDNGCGMNAADSQLAFKRHATSKISRSHDLFRIHTLGFRGEALPSIASVAEVQLESSDGERGQLVYAQAGEIIAVEPSHLRQGTTVRVENLFYNTPARLKYIKSLNTELSHITDIVNRMALGHPDIQFTYSHDGQQILATNGKNRLQEVLAAVYGYKTAKDMIAISGELLDIKLSGYVSLPQLTRARRNYMSIFLNGRYIKNYLLNQAIEKGYGSKLMVGRYPIAALHIEMDPQLVDVNVHPTKQEVRISKEKDLYDLVIKAIDQVLAPRQRIPRPLEAEGNHEASKHSQQEKNSQLNLFSPASNLIKEVANLSEPGQSEPGSNYGSDYGASLSNHAAGPSPSLTFDSIQTEGEGADKFGPVSHALSKQDIPSRHQQDVWTTVKKVKQQVASQDNRSFPQLDYIGQLHGTYLLASTPAGFYMVDQHAAQERIKYEFYRQSITSYGDQLQDLLIPIVLEFPSDQALVVKDLQSDLADMGIKLESFGPNTFILNHHPLWMGEQHIEEIVHDLIDLLLIDPEASLADYREATAIMMSCKRSIKANHYLDDRQARQLLADLATCENPYNCPHGRPVLIFLSNYDIERMFKRIQDPH, encoded by the coding sequence ATGGCCATTCATGAATTAGCACCCCAAGTTGCTAACCAGATTGCAGCTGGAGAAGTTGTTGAGCGACCTGCCTCAGTCGTTAAAGAACTTTTAGAAAATGCAATTGATGCTGGTGCTAGCCAAATCGAAATTCAAGTAGAAGAGGCTGGTTTAAGGGCCATTCAGGTAACTGATAATGGCTGCGGTATGAATGCGGCTGATAGTCAGCTAGCTTTTAAACGTCATGCTACTTCTAAAATTAGTCGATCCCATGACCTCTTTCGTATTCATACCCTAGGCTTTCGTGGTGAGGCGCTGCCATCAATTGCCTCTGTGGCGGAAGTACAGTTAGAAAGTTCTGATGGTGAGCGTGGCCAATTGGTTTATGCCCAGGCCGGGGAGATTATTGCAGTGGAACCCAGTCACTTGCGTCAGGGGACTACGGTACGGGTAGAAAATCTTTTTTACAATACCCCAGCTCGCTTGAAGTATATAAAAAGCTTAAATACTGAATTGAGCCATATCACTGATATTGTAAACAGGATGGCTCTGGGGCATCCAGATATCCAATTTACTTATAGTCATGATGGTCAGCAAATTTTGGCTACTAATGGCAAGAACCGTCTCCAGGAGGTTTTGGCTGCAGTATATGGCTATAAAACCGCCAAAGATATGATTGCTATTTCCGGAGAATTGCTAGATATTAAGCTGTCTGGCTATGTCTCCTTGCCTCAACTAACTCGGGCGCGGCGCAATTATATGTCAATTTTTTTGAATGGCCGTTATATAAAGAACTATTTGCTCAATCAAGCCATTGAGAAAGGCTATGGTTCTAAACTTATGGTGGGACGCTATCCTATTGCGGCCCTGCATATTGAAATGGATCCACAATTAGTCGATGTTAATGTCCATCCAACCAAGCAGGAGGTCAGAATTTCTAAGGAAAAGGATCTTTATGATTTAGTTATTAAAGCGATTGATCAAGTGCTGGCTCCTCGCCAACGGATTCCTCGTCCCCTAGAGGCTGAAGGAAATCATGAAGCCAGTAAGCATAGCCAGCAAGAAAAAAATAGCCAACTAAATCTTTTTAGTCCAGCTAGCAATCTGATAAAAGAAGTGGCTAACCTTAGTGAGCCTGGTCAGTCGGAACCTGGTTCAAATTATGGCAGTGATTATGGTGCTAGCCTATCAAATCATGCAGCTGGTCCCAGTCCTAGTCTGACTTTTGATTCAATTCAAACTGAAGGTGAGGGAGCAGACAAGTTTGGTCCGGTGAGTCATGCACTGTCTAAACAGGACATTCCTAGCAGACACCAACAAGATGTTTGGACAACAGTTAAGAAAGTAAAACAACAAGTAGCTAGCCAGGATAATCGGTCTTTTCCTCAATTGGATTATATAGGCCAACTACACGGCACTTACCTCCTAGCCTCTACGCCAGCTGGATTCTACATGGTTGACCAACATGCTGCCCAAGAACGGATTAAATATGAATTTTACCGGCAAAGTATTACTAGCTATGGGGACCAGCTTCAAGATCTCCTTATACCGATTGTTTTAGAATTTCCGAGTGATCAAGCTCTGGTTGTCAAAGACCTACAGTCAGACTTGGCTGATATGGGCATTAAGCTAGAATCTTTTGGCCCCAACACTTTTATCCTCAATCACCATCCCCTGTGGATGGGGGAACAGCATATTGAGGAAATTGTTCATGATTTGATAGACTTACTTTTAATTGATCCAGAGGCCAGTTTAGCAGACTACCGTGAGGCTACGGCTATTATGATGTCTTGTAAAAGATCAATCAAAGCTAATCACTATTTGGATGATCGCCAGGCCCGCCAATTATTAGCTGATTTAGCGACTTGCGAAAATCCATACAATTGCCCACATGGGCGACCGGTCTTAATTTTTCTATCTAACTATGACATTGAAAGGATGTTTAAACGGATCCAAGATCCTCATTAA
- the msrB gene encoding peptide-methionine (R)-S-oxide reductase MsrB, protein MTNKEERLKELTDIQYEVTQNAGTERPFSGQYDDFYEKGIYVDIVDGTPLFSSATKFNAGCGWPSFSRPIENNEIKEVVDKSHGMIRTEVRSQGADSHLGHVFPDGPSDQGGLRYCINSAALKFIPYDEMDQAGYGAYKDVVE, encoded by the coding sequence ATGACTAATAAAGAGGAACGTTTAAAAGAATTAACAGATATCCAATATGAAGTGACACAAAACGCTGGTACTGAACGGCCTTTTTCAGGCCAATACGATGACTTTTACGAAAAAGGCATTTATGTAGATATTGTTGATGGCACACCACTTTTCTCATCGGCAACCAAGTTTAATGCCGGCTGTGGTTGGCCGAGCTTTAGTCGTCCAATTGAGAATAATGAGATAAAAGAAGTTGTTGACAAATCCCACGGGATGATTCGTACTGAGGTACGTAGTCAAGGTGCTGATTCTCACTTAGGCCATGTTTTCCCTGACGGACCGAGTGACCAAGGTGGCTTACGCTATTGCATTAATTCAGCTGCCCTCAAGTTTATTCCTTATGATGAGATGGACCAAGCAGGCTACGGGGCCTATAAAGATGTGGTGGAGTAA
- the mutS gene encoding DNA mismatch repair protein MutS has protein sequence MAKKDKQTPMMAQYLEMKSHYQDAFLFYRLGDFYELFYEDAEQAAQILEITLTSRNKNADNPIPMCGVPYHSADDYIESLINKGYKVAIAEQMEDPKLAKGMVERQVVRVLTPGTYLDKRQGHSDNNFLVALINQNQAYHLAHGDVGTGELRVTSLKHLDSVITELNQLAAKELVLGQEWPADQLNALTGQNDITISYHQMTDESAEFAHILSEISQPVQRHVVSLLLDYVQETQFQSLDYWQIAQAYEVDHYLMMDHFAKQNLELTSSIRKQSRQGSLLAFLDQTKTAMGGRKLKQWLERPLINQEQIERRHDQVADLIDFFFQRRTIQDQLKNVYDLERLVAKIGFGNVNPRELLQLKRSLLAIPDLLAGLQDIEASSHKDMNWQDLLAKIDDLPEIVDLIGKSVDEDSQAVLKDGGVIKDGFNSDLDRYRQAMRHGKTWIAELQASEREATGIKSLKIGFNKVFGYYIEVTKANLQHLDPDRYERKQTLTNAERFITPELKKVEQEILEAQDRSLILEHQLFIEVRDQVKTYSSQLQQLAAAVAELDVLQSFAEVSENYQFCRPKLQTGSHQLKIVQGRHPVVEQVIGHDQFVANDLEMGPELQTALITGPNMSGKSTFMRQVGLIVIMAQMGCFVPCQEAELPIFDKIFTRIGAADDLLAGQSTFMVEMMEANQALQKATDNSLLLFDEIGRGTSTYDGIALAQAILEYLNQHLRAKVLFSTHFHELTKLAEKIKGLENIHVGAVEEDGEVIFLHKIYPGAADQSYGIHVAKLAGMPQELLQNAQGILAQLEADNQAGPGFDCQVDASSVAPIVSQDQADLGGTEVDSVQQLSLFTADSDQDLAYQEILEKIRQVSLYQMTPLEAQLFINDLQNDLKGVDHGHS, from the coding sequence ATGGCGAAAAAAGACAAGCAAACGCCGATGATGGCCCAGTATTTAGAAATGAAGTCCCACTATCAAGATGCCTTTCTGTTCTATCGTTTGGGTGACTTCTATGAGCTATTTTACGAGGATGCTGAGCAGGCTGCCCAGATATTAGAAATTACCTTAACCTCACGCAATAAAAATGCCGATAATCCAATCCCAATGTGCGGTGTTCCTTATCATTCAGCCGATGATTATATCGAAAGCCTCATCAATAAGGGTTATAAAGTGGCGATTGCGGAGCAGATGGAAGATCCTAAATTAGCTAAAGGCATGGTTGAGCGTCAGGTGGTTAGAGTTTTAACCCCAGGGACCTACTTGGATAAAAGGCAAGGGCACAGTGACAACAATTTTTTGGTTGCTCTGATTAACCAGAATCAAGCATATCACCTAGCCCATGGTGATGTGGGCACTGGTGAATTAAGAGTGACTAGTTTGAAGCATCTAGATAGTGTCATTACTGAGTTAAACCAGTTGGCAGCTAAAGAATTAGTGCTAGGTCAGGAATGGCCAGCTGACCAACTAAATGCTTTAACAGGTCAAAATGACATCACCATATCCTACCATCAGATGACAGATGAATCGGCTGAATTTGCGCATATTTTAAGTGAAATCAGTCAACCAGTCCAACGTCATGTCGTAAGCTTACTATTAGATTATGTCCAAGAAACCCAGTTTCAAAGTCTTGATTACTGGCAAATTGCCCAGGCTTATGAGGTGGACCATTATTTAATGATGGACCATTTTGCTAAACAAAATTTAGAATTAACCAGTTCTATCCGCAAACAGTCTCGACAAGGCTCTCTACTAGCCTTTTTAGATCAAACTAAGACAGCTATGGGTGGGCGTAAATTAAAACAGTGGCTAGAGCGCCCTTTGATTAATCAGGAACAAATTGAGCGACGTCATGATCAAGTTGCTGACTTAATTGATTTCTTCTTTCAACGCCGGACTATCCAGGACCAATTAAAAAATGTCTATGATTTGGAGCGACTGGTCGCCAAGATTGGGTTTGGCAATGTCAATCCGCGCGAACTATTGCAATTAAAACGGTCACTCTTAGCTATTCCAGATTTATTAGCTGGCCTGCAAGATATCGAAGCGAGCAGCCACAAAGATATGAACTGGCAAGATTTGCTGGCTAAAATTGATGACCTACCAGAAATTGTCGATTTAATAGGCAAGTCAGTTGATGAAGATAGCCAAGCGGTTTTAAAGGATGGTGGCGTCATCAAGGATGGCTTTAATAGTGATTTAGACCGCTATCGTCAGGCCATGCGTCATGGCAAAACCTGGATTGCAGAGCTACAAGCTAGCGAACGGGAAGCAACAGGTATTAAATCTCTAAAAATTGGTTTTAATAAAGTTTTTGGCTACTATATTGAAGTGACTAAGGCTAACCTCCAGCACTTGGACCCTGACCGTTATGAAAGAAAACAAACTTTGACGAATGCTGAACGTTTTATCACACCAGAGCTAAAAAAAGTTGAGCAAGAAATATTAGAGGCTCAAGATCGGTCTTTAATTTTAGAACATCAGCTTTTTATTGAGGTTCGCGACCAGGTCAAGACCTACTCTAGTCAGCTCCAGCAGCTGGCCGCAGCTGTTGCTGAGCTTGATGTTTTACAATCATTTGCTGAGGTTTCCGAAAACTATCAATTCTGTCGACCTAAACTACAGACAGGCAGCCACCAGCTAAAAATTGTTCAAGGGCGCCACCCTGTTGTTGAGCAGGTGATTGGTCACGACCAATTTGTAGCCAATGATTTAGAAATGGGGCCAGAATTGCAAACGGCCTTGATTACTGGTCCTAATATGTCAGGGAAATCAACCTTTATGCGCCAGGTTGGCTTGATTGTTATTATGGCTCAAATGGGCTGCTTTGTTCCTTGTCAAGAGGCAGAATTGCCGATATTTGATAAGATTTTTACCCGCATTGGAGCAGCTGATGACCTCTTAGCTGGGCAATCAACTTTTATGGTAGAAATGATGGAGGCTAACCAGGCCTTACAAAAAGCAACTGACAATAGTCTGCTGCTCTTTGATGAAATTGGCCGGGGAACTTCAACTTATGACGGTATTGCCTTGGCCCAAGCTATATTAGAGTATCTTAACCAACATTTGCGAGCTAAAGTGCTATTTTCAACCCATTTCCATGAGTTAACAAAGTTGGCGGAGAAAATTAAGGGATTGGAAAATATTCATGTTGGTGCTGTTGAAGAAGACGGGGAGGTCATTTTTCTTCATAAAATATATCCCGGCGCAGCAGACCAATCTTATGGTATTCATGTTGCTAAACTAGCGGGCATGCCACAAGAACTCTTGCAAAATGCGCAGGGTATTTTGGCCCAATTAGAGGCCGATAATCAGGCTGGTCCAGGTTTTGATTGCCAGGTAGACGCCAGTTCAGTTGCGCCTATAGTCAGCCAAGACCAGGCTGACTTAGGGGGGACAGAAGTTGATTCAGTCCAACAATTATCTTTATTTACAGCGGATTCGGATCAAGACTTAGCTTACCAGGAAATTTTAGAAAAAATACGTCAGGTTTCCCTCTATCAAATGACCCCCTTGGAGGCACAGTTATTTATCAATGACTTGCAAAATGACTTGAAAGGAGTAGACCATGGCCATTCATGA
- the rny gene encoding ribonuclease Y: MDVQTVIWALVTLIVGLLVGGYFGKTREAERQEQAQQLAQNTAASIIENAERDANAKSKEIILEAKEAAQQYRTSVEDELKDRRSEVVKLETRSDQREEKLDQRENNLNIRYLDLNDREKQLETRTSQVAASEQAAQDLIQQRNDELVRVAALSREDAKEIILQETEQSLEHELAVKIRLAEQKAKDESDRIAKEIILQAIERSGADTVTETTVSVVHLPSDDMKGRIIGKEGRNIKTLESLTGIDLIVDDTPEAVVLSGFDPIRREIAKIALERLIADGRIHPAKIEEAVEKSRKEVDSRIRQAGEEACFEVGVHSLNPDLIKILGRLNYRTSYGQNVLNHSVEVAKLAGVMAGELGEDVNLAKRAGLLHDIGKALDHEVEGSHVQIGTELAMRYNEHDTVINAIASHHGDTEATSVIANLVAVADALSAARPGARSESLENYIQRLRSLEAIANDFPGIQKAYAIQAGREIRVMVKPDEVDDLQVVKLAHDISQRIETELDYPGQIKVTLIREKRAVSVAK; encoded by the coding sequence ATGGACGTTCAAACCGTAATTTGGGCCCTCGTTACTTTAATTGTTGGACTTTTAGTCGGTGGTTATTTTGGTAAGACCAGAGAAGCTGAGCGGCAAGAGCAGGCCCAGCAACTGGCACAAAATACGGCAGCTAGTATTATTGAAAATGCTGAACGAGATGCTAATGCTAAGAGTAAGGAAATCATCTTAGAAGCTAAAGAAGCTGCCCAGCAGTACCGTACGAGTGTCGAAGATGAATTGAAAGATCGTCGTAGTGAAGTTGTTAAACTTGAGACACGTTCCGATCAAAGGGAAGAAAAATTAGACCAACGTGAAAATAATCTAAATATTCGTTACCTAGATCTGAATGACCGAGAAAAACAATTAGAGACACGCACTAGCCAAGTAGCAGCAAGTGAGCAAGCAGCTCAAGACCTGATTCAGCAGAGAAATGACGAGCTGGTTAGGGTAGCAGCCTTGTCTAGAGAAGACGCAAAGGAAATCATACTTCAGGAGACAGAACAGAGTTTAGAGCATGAGCTGGCTGTTAAAATCCGCTTAGCTGAACAAAAAGCTAAAGACGAGTCTGATCGGATTGCCAAGGAAATTATCCTGCAAGCAATTGAGCGCAGTGGTGCTGATACCGTAACAGAAACAACTGTTAGTGTTGTCCATTTACCTAGCGATGATATGAAGGGCCGTATAATTGGTAAGGAAGGGCGTAATATTAAGACATTAGAATCGCTCACAGGAATAGATTTAATTGTCGATGATACGCCTGAGGCCGTCGTTTTAAGTGGTTTTGATCCAATTCGCCGCGAAATTGCTAAGATCGCATTGGAACGCCTGATTGCGGATGGTCGCATTCATCCAGCTAAAATTGAAGAGGCGGTAGAGAAATCACGTAAAGAAGTAGATAGTCGTATCCGCCAAGCTGGTGAAGAAGCCTGCTTTGAGGTAGGCGTTCATTCCCTTAACCCTGACCTGATTAAAATCTTAGGTCGTTTGAATTACCGCACTTCATATGGACAAAATGTCCTCAATCACTCTGTTGAGGTTGCTAAGCTAGCGGGTGTTATGGCAGGAGAACTTGGTGAAGATGTTAACCTTGCTAAACGTGCTGGTTTACTTCATGATATTGGCAAGGCCCTCGACCATGAAGTGGAGGGTTCTCACGTGCAAATTGGTACGGAGTTGGCTATGCGTTATAACGAGCATGATACCGTTATTAATGCAATTGCCAGTCACCATGGAGATACCGAAGCAACTAGCGTGATTGCTAATTTAGTTGCTGTAGCAGATGCCTTATCAGCTGCTAGACCGGGCGCGCGCAGCGAATCTTTAGAAAATTATATCCAAAGATTACGGAGCTTGGAGGCAATCGCTAATGATTTCCCAGGTATTCAAAAGGCCTATGCTATCCAAGCAGGCCGGGAAATTAGGGTTATGGTAAAACCTGATGAAGTTGATGACCTACAAGTGGTAAAATTAGCCCATGATATTTCTCAACGTATCGAAACGGAACTTGATTATCCAGGCCAAATTAAAGTAACATTAATAAGAGAAAAGCGCGCGGTAAGCGTTGCTAAATAA
- a CDS encoding TIGR00282 family metallophosphoesterase codes for MKILFVGDIVGRLGCDLLAKHLADLKTTYKPQLTIVNGENAARGRGITDQLYREFLQVGADLVTLGNHSFDHPDTLAFIDQADKLIRPANYLPGTPGQGYRVVQVNDEKLAVVNLMGTVFLPDLANPFLCLDQILADLDPDIKSVFVDFHAEATSEKQALAWDFTGRVSAVIGTHTHVQTNDARVLPGGLAYMSDVGMTGSIDSVLGMQKEAVINKFRTQLPTRFNVDDNPASNQVLSACIVDIKADGQARSIKPIYIKETGKQL; via the coding sequence GTGAAAATCCTTTTTGTTGGTGATATAGTGGGTCGCCTCGGTTGCGACTTGTTAGCTAAGCATCTGGCAGATTTAAAAACGACTTATAAACCTCAGTTAACGATAGTGAATGGTGAAAATGCTGCCCGTGGTCGCGGGATAACTGACCAGCTTTATAGGGAATTTTTACAAGTGGGCGCTGACTTGGTGACCTTGGGTAACCACAGTTTTGATCATCCGGATACCCTAGCATTTATCGACCAGGCCGACAAGTTAATTCGTCCTGCAAATTATCTACCGGGGACGCCTGGCCAAGGCTATCGGGTGGTCCAAGTAAATGATGAAAAATTAGCGGTTGTTAATTTAATGGGCACCGTCTTTTTACCTGATTTAGCCAACCCGTTTTTGTGCTTAGACCAGATATTGGCGGATTTAGACCCTGATATAAAGTCAGTTTTTGTCGATTTTCACGCGGAAGCAACCAGTGAAAAACAAGCACTGGCTTGGGATTTTACCGGTCGTGTCTCAGCTGTTATAGGCACCCATACCCATGTCCAAACTAACGATGCGCGTGTACTACCTGGTGGTCTGGCTTATATGAGTGATGTTGGTATGACAGGATCTATTGATAGTGTGTTGGGCATGCAAAAAGAAGCTGTCATTAACAAATTCCGCACTCAACTACCAACTCGTTTCAATGTTGATGACAATCCAGCTTCAAACCAGGTGCTCTCAGCCTGTATAGTTGACATTAAAGCAGACGGCCAGGCCCGAAGTATCAAACCAATTTATATTAAAGAAACTGGTAAGCAGTTATAA
- the ruvB gene encoding Holliday junction branch migration DNA helicase RuvB, with amino-acid sequence MSYLSGDFQETGDDQEQGLRPQRLVDYIGQSEMKEELSIYIQAASGREEALDHVLLYGPPGLGKTTLATVIAHEMGVNIQSTSGPAIEKTGDLLVLLNELQAGDVLFIDEIHRLPRVVEEMLYSAMEDFYVDIIVGQDEAAYPVHFPLPPFTLIGATTRAGALSQPLRHRFGIVKHMRYYTEAELAAIIQRTSKVLATPIDSAACLELARRSRGTPRIANRLFKRVRDFAQVYHNDGHIDLAVVNQALTVLNIDQIGLDETDRRLLQLMIEFYDGGPVGLSTLAASLSEEKATIEDMYEPYLIQQGFMQRTPRGRMVTGKAYDHLNIQRKED; translated from the coding sequence ATGAGTTATCTGTCTGGTGATTTTCAGGAGACTGGTGATGATCAGGAGCAAGGCCTACGTCCGCAACGACTGGTGGACTATATTGGCCAGTCAGAAATGAAAGAGGAGCTGAGTATCTATATCCAGGCTGCTTCTGGCCGGGAGGAGGCGCTTGACCATGTCCTCTTGTATGGACCGCCCGGTTTGGGTAAAACTACCCTAGCTACAGTTATAGCTCACGAAATGGGGGTTAATATTCAATCCACATCAGGACCTGCTATTGAAAAAACTGGCGATTTGTTAGTCTTGCTAAATGAACTCCAGGCCGGCGATGTCCTCTTTATTGATGAAATCCATCGTCTACCGCGAGTAGTAGAGGAGATGCTCTACTCAGCTATGGAAGATTTTTATGTGGATATAATAGTAGGCCAGGATGAAGCAGCTTATCCTGTGCATTTTCCCCTGCCTCCTTTTACCTTAATTGGAGCGACTACTAGGGCAGGTGCCCTATCTCAGCCCTTGCGGCATCGTTTTGGTATTGTCAAGCATATGCGTTACTATACGGAAGCGGAGTTGGCTGCAATTATTCAGCGAACCAGTAAGGTTTTAGCTACACCCATTGACTCAGCAGCATGTCTTGAGCTTGCGCGCCGGTCACGTGGTACGCCGCGAATCGCCAACCGACTTTTTAAACGGGTGCGCGATTTTGCTCAGGTCTACCATAACGATGGCCACATCGATTTAGCAGTTGTTAACCAGGCCTTGACTGTTTTGAATATTGACCAGATTGGTTTGGATGAAACTGACCGTCGACTATTGCAGTTAATGATTGAGTTTTACGATGGGGGGCCAGTCGGTCTATCTACTTTGGCCGCCTCGCTGTCAGAAGAAAAAGCTACGATTGAGGATATGTATGAGCCCTACCTTATCCAGCAAGGCTTTATGCAACGGACACCGCGTGGTCGGATGGTTACCGGTAAAGCCTATGATCATTTGAATATACAAAGGAAAGAAGATTAG
- the ruvA gene encoding Holliday junction branch migration protein RuvA, whose amino-acid sequence MYEYLKGYVTAIYSDSLVLDVNGVGYLIYIANSYRFTDQIDRGLVTIYVYQSISQDAVRLYGFADQEEKILFLQLISVSGIGPKSAISILSLGDQNGLVQAIEASDSQFLTKFPGVGKKTAQQIILDLQGKLPQLLPTLASEPLGQEVNGSMTEASLEEELRQALLNLGFSQRDVNRVVKQIDYTQVSGTAEAIKLALKCITSS is encoded by the coding sequence ATGTATGAATATTTAAAAGGCTACGTCACTGCCATATACAGTGATAGTCTAGTCTTAGATGTAAACGGGGTTGGCTATCTGATTTATATAGCCAATTCCTATCGTTTTACTGATCAAATAGATCGAGGCTTAGTAACCATATATGTATATCAATCTATTAGTCAAGATGCTGTTCGCTTATATGGATTTGCTGACCAGGAGGAAAAGATTCTTTTCCTGCAACTGATTTCGGTATCGGGTATTGGTCCCAAATCAGCTATCTCCATTCTATCTTTGGGTGACCAAAATGGGCTTGTCCAGGCAATTGAAGCTAGTGATAGCCAGTTTCTAACTAAATTTCCTGGCGTGGGCAAGAAAACGGCTCAGCAAATTATTTTGGACTTACAGGGTAAGCTGCCTCAGCTACTGCCAACCTTGGCAAGTGAGCCACTTGGTCAGGAAGTGAATGGGTCAATGACTGAAGCTTCTTTAGAGGAGGAATTACGCCAAGCGCTGCTTAATCTAGGCTTTAGTCAAAGAGATGTTAATCGGGTGGTGAAACAGATTGATTACACCCAGGTTTCTGGGACTGCAGAAGCCATTAAATTAGCCTTGAAATGTATAACAAGTAGCTAA